Proteins encoded together in one Oreochromis aureus strain Israel breed Guangdong linkage group 23, ZZ_aureus, whole genome shotgun sequence window:
- the cobll1a gene encoding protein cordon-bleu isoform X3, giving the protein MSEEVSPLERDHLLCVVLPGGLEKSVTVHGSKPLMDFIVTFCASNHLNPSDYTVDILSPNKSNISFKPNSTVGSLEAEKIVLKPKGMEEKPKGPYVPEATIRLLINYNKSHKTVLRVNPKLPLQMLLPSVCDKCEFKVETTILLKDSQSKEPLDLTKSLNDHGLKEVFAKDTGGKDLTDHRQPKTAETAEVISPPPLQDLPKKEKKWKENKGFFSLFRRRKKKHEMGAVSAPASPGPRKQAVVRMNSESISSSNTLPIEKPKKRRAPLPPIAVSQSVNNFSICNLGGAQSSEGSTLRSTKRRAPPPPCANTLQELPADTKDSVLSQGETVNSLNTLEELKESDESERVNRSPSSLAHPLQPKSGSSSLQQSLAHLHEVTDPYLPMLRGKDFSSARCNLAKVLMSSVSREKLVRRLKNSATFPKFQNGPSFMSMTPRCPNSEVFCTGVESAFKSNLPTESEWEDPAEKRGMTTFKVIPLKKTRDVTRDLPDQCCISSEDNPESKTSHEVGNNQADTDEKRYSPDTAVGSEDPAPSPDTSSQQIQLPDNLASRPLLHDLTDQNLPSPPLSEARDKEREEVGYEVSSEVISGCSYGEVNTEDHIHSEPQKEFVENSSADTDQSSACADETKVEDEVVQEEEEKEEGSFPAPPPPVFFNEDIEIMENEREDTTSSSLRSSQISSPTVALNGQINVFRVALQDEPTSPRPEQNSLDKKSAAPSRFAQAVAIAVQRSQCSKGPQLSTGPHGLLPSPPRSTYQYGA; this is encoded by the exons ATGAGCGAGGAGGTGAGTCCACTGGAAAGAGACCATTTGCTGTGTGTGGTTCTGCCAGGTGGGCTGGAGAAGAGTGTCACAGTGCATGGAAG TAAACCACTGATGGACTTTATAGTAACTTTCTGTGCAAGTAACCACCTGAATCCTTCGGACTATACTGTTGATATTCTATCGCCCAACAAGAGCAACATAAGTTTCAAACCAAACTCTACTGTTGGCTCGCTAGAAGCTGAGAAGATTGTGCTGAAGCCCAAAGGGATGGAGGAAAAGCCCAAGGGGCCATACGTGCCTGAG GCGACAATACGTCTGTTGATCAACTACAATAAATCCCATAAGACTGTGTTGCGAGTCAATCCCAAACTGCCGCTGCAGATGCTGCTGCCGTCTGTGTGTGACAAGTGTGAGTTTAAAGTAGAAACAACCATTTTACTGAAAGACTCTCAGTCCAAAGAGCCGCTGGACCTGACTAAGAGCTTAAATGACCACGGACTCAAGGAAGTGTTTGCCAAAGACACGGGGGGCAAAGACCTCACTGACCATCGTCAGCCCAAGACAGCAGAAACGG CAGAAGTCATCTCACCTCCTCCACTGCAAG ACCTGccaaaaaaggagaagaaatggAAGGAGAACAAAGGATTCTTCAGCTTATTTagaagaaggaagaagaaaCATGAAATG GGCGCAGTAAGTGCTCCTGCTTCTCCAGGACCCAGGAAACAAGCGGTAGTCCGTATGAATTCGGAGAGCATTTCATCTTCCAACACCTTGCCTATAGAAAAGCCCAAGAAGAGGCGAGCCCCCCTGCCACCAATTGCTGTTTCTCAGAGTGTCAACAACTTCAGCATCTGCAATTTAGGAGGAGCACAG AGCTCTGAAGGATCTACCTTAAGAAGTACCAAGAGGAGGGCCCCACCACCTCCCTGTGCAAACACACTCCAGGAGCTGCCAGCAGATACTAAAG ACTCTGTGCTATCCCAAGGAG AAACTGTCAACTCCTTGAATACTCTGGAGGAACTAAAAGAAAGTGATGAGTCAGAGCGTGTAAACAGATCACCATCTTCACTGGCACACCCTTTACAGCCAAAGTCAGGCTCATCCTCCTTACAGCAATCACTGGCTCATCTCCACGAAGTGACTGATCCCTATCTGCCTATGTTACGAGGCAAAGACTTCTCCAGCGCCCGCTGCAACCTTGCCAAAGTCCTGATGTCTTCTGTTTCTAGAGAAAAACTGGTCAGACGTTTGAAGAACTCTGCCACTTTCCCCAAATTTCAAAATGGCCCCTCCTTTATGTCCATGACCCCAAGGTGTCCGAATAGTGAAGTTTTCTGCACAGGTGTTGAATCCGCTTTCAAATCTAACCTTCCAACTGAGAGTGAATGGGAGGATCCAGCTGAAAAGAGGGGGATGACCACTTTTAAAGTTATCCCTCTGAAGAAAACACGAGACGTTACCCGAGATCTTCCAGACCAGTGCTGTATATCATCGGAAGATAACCCAGAGAGCAAAACTTCTCATGAGGTTGGGAATAATCAAGCAGATACTGATGAGAAACGATATTCACCAGACACAGCGGTGGGGAGTGAAGACCCTGCACCCAGTCCGGATACCTCCTCTCAGCAGATTCAGCTTCCTGACAACCTGGCTTCTCGTCCACTTTTGCATGATTTAACTGATCAGAACTTACCCAGCCCACCTCTGTCAGAGGCTAGGGACAAGGAGAGGGAAGAGGTGGGCTATGAGGTCTCATCAGAGGTGATTTCAGGGTGCAGTTATGGAGAGGTTAATACTGAAGATCACATCCACTCAGAACCTCAGAAGGAATTTGTCGAGAATTCCAGCGCAGACACGGACCAATCCAGTGCGTGCGCCGATGAGACGAAAGTTGAGGACGAAGTGGtgcaagaagaagaggagaaggaggagggcagTTTCCCTGCACCTCCTCCACCTGTCTTTTTCAATGAAGACATAGAGATAATGGAGAATGAAAGAGAGGATACCACATCCTCCTCTTTGCGGTCCTCCCAAATATCAAGCCCTACAGTTGCCCTGAATGGGCAAATTAATGTATTCAGGGTGGCCCTTCAAGACGAGCCTACTTCACCTAGGCCTGAACAGAACAGTCTGGACAAGAAGAGTGCAGCCCCTTCCAGATTTGCTCAGGCAGTAGCAATAGCTGTGCAGAGATCTCAATGCAGTAAAGGTCCTCAACTTTCCACTGGTCCACATGGTTTGCTTCCATCACCACCTCGGTCCACATATCAGTATG GTGCCTGA
- the cobll1a gene encoding protein cordon-bleu isoform X1, with amino-acid sequence MSEEVSPLERDHLLCVVLPGGLEKSVTVHGSKPLMDFIVTFCASNHLNPSDYTVDILSPNKSNISFKPNSTVGSLEAEKIVLKPKGMEEKPKGPYVPEATIRLLINYNKSHKTVLRVNPKLPLQMLLPSVCDKCEFKVETTILLKDSQSKEPLDLTKSLNDHGLKEVFAKDTGGKDLTDHRQPKTAETAEVISPPPLQDLPKKEKKWKENKGFFSLFRRRKKKHEMQGAVSAPASPGPRKQAVVRMNSESISSSNTLPIEKPKKRRAPLPPIAVSQSVNNFSICNLGGAQSSEGSTLRSTKRRAPPPPCANTLQELPADTKDSVLSQGETVNSLNTLEELKESDESERVNRSPSSLAHPLQPKSGSSSLQQSLAHLHEVTDPYLPMLRGKDFSSARCNLAKVLMSSVSREKLVRRLKNSATFPKFQNGPSFMSMTPRCPNSEVFCTGVESAFKSNLPTESEWEDPAEKRGMTTFKVIPLKKTRDVTRDLPDQCCISSEDNPESKTSHEVGNNQADTDEKRYSPDTAVGSEDPAPSPDTSSQQIQLPDNLASRPLLHDLTDQNLPSPPLSEARDKEREEVGYEVSSEVISGCSYGEVNTEDHIHSEPQKEFVENSSADTDQSSACADETKVEDEVVQEEEEKEEGSFPAPPPPVFFNEDIEIMENEREDTTSSSLRSSQISSPTVALNGQINVFRVALQDEPTSPRPEQNSLDKKSAAPSRFAQAVAIAVQRSQCSKGPQLSTGPHGLLPSPPRSTYQYGA; translated from the exons ATGAGCGAGGAGGTGAGTCCACTGGAAAGAGACCATTTGCTGTGTGTGGTTCTGCCAGGTGGGCTGGAGAAGAGTGTCACAGTGCATGGAAG TAAACCACTGATGGACTTTATAGTAACTTTCTGTGCAAGTAACCACCTGAATCCTTCGGACTATACTGTTGATATTCTATCGCCCAACAAGAGCAACATAAGTTTCAAACCAAACTCTACTGTTGGCTCGCTAGAAGCTGAGAAGATTGTGCTGAAGCCCAAAGGGATGGAGGAAAAGCCCAAGGGGCCATACGTGCCTGAG GCGACAATACGTCTGTTGATCAACTACAATAAATCCCATAAGACTGTGTTGCGAGTCAATCCCAAACTGCCGCTGCAGATGCTGCTGCCGTCTGTGTGTGACAAGTGTGAGTTTAAAGTAGAAACAACCATTTTACTGAAAGACTCTCAGTCCAAAGAGCCGCTGGACCTGACTAAGAGCTTAAATGACCACGGACTCAAGGAAGTGTTTGCCAAAGACACGGGGGGCAAAGACCTCACTGACCATCGTCAGCCCAAGACAGCAGAAACGG CAGAAGTCATCTCACCTCCTCCACTGCAAG ACCTGccaaaaaaggagaagaaatggAAGGAGAACAAAGGATTCTTCAGCTTATTTagaagaaggaagaagaaaCATGAAATG CAGGGCGCAGTAAGTGCTCCTGCTTCTCCAGGACCCAGGAAACAAGCGGTAGTCCGTATGAATTCGGAGAGCATTTCATCTTCCAACACCTTGCCTATAGAAAAGCCCAAGAAGAGGCGAGCCCCCCTGCCACCAATTGCTGTTTCTCAGAGTGTCAACAACTTCAGCATCTGCAATTTAGGAGGAGCACAG AGCTCTGAAGGATCTACCTTAAGAAGTACCAAGAGGAGGGCCCCACCACCTCCCTGTGCAAACACACTCCAGGAGCTGCCAGCAGATACTAAAG ACTCTGTGCTATCCCAAGGAG AAACTGTCAACTCCTTGAATACTCTGGAGGAACTAAAAGAAAGTGATGAGTCAGAGCGTGTAAACAGATCACCATCTTCACTGGCACACCCTTTACAGCCAAAGTCAGGCTCATCCTCCTTACAGCAATCACTGGCTCATCTCCACGAAGTGACTGATCCCTATCTGCCTATGTTACGAGGCAAAGACTTCTCCAGCGCCCGCTGCAACCTTGCCAAAGTCCTGATGTCTTCTGTTTCTAGAGAAAAACTGGTCAGACGTTTGAAGAACTCTGCCACTTTCCCCAAATTTCAAAATGGCCCCTCCTTTATGTCCATGACCCCAAGGTGTCCGAATAGTGAAGTTTTCTGCACAGGTGTTGAATCCGCTTTCAAATCTAACCTTCCAACTGAGAGTGAATGGGAGGATCCAGCTGAAAAGAGGGGGATGACCACTTTTAAAGTTATCCCTCTGAAGAAAACACGAGACGTTACCCGAGATCTTCCAGACCAGTGCTGTATATCATCGGAAGATAACCCAGAGAGCAAAACTTCTCATGAGGTTGGGAATAATCAAGCAGATACTGATGAGAAACGATATTCACCAGACACAGCGGTGGGGAGTGAAGACCCTGCACCCAGTCCGGATACCTCCTCTCAGCAGATTCAGCTTCCTGACAACCTGGCTTCTCGTCCACTTTTGCATGATTTAACTGATCAGAACTTACCCAGCCCACCTCTGTCAGAGGCTAGGGACAAGGAGAGGGAAGAGGTGGGCTATGAGGTCTCATCAGAGGTGATTTCAGGGTGCAGTTATGGAGAGGTTAATACTGAAGATCACATCCACTCAGAACCTCAGAAGGAATTTGTCGAGAATTCCAGCGCAGACACGGACCAATCCAGTGCGTGCGCCGATGAGACGAAAGTTGAGGACGAAGTGGtgcaagaagaagaggagaaggaggagggcagTTTCCCTGCACCTCCTCCACCTGTCTTTTTCAATGAAGACATAGAGATAATGGAGAATGAAAGAGAGGATACCACATCCTCCTCTTTGCGGTCCTCCCAAATATCAAGCCCTACAGTTGCCCTGAATGGGCAAATTAATGTATTCAGGGTGGCCCTTCAAGACGAGCCTACTTCACCTAGGCCTGAACAGAACAGTCTGGACAAGAAGAGTGCAGCCCCTTCCAGATTTGCTCAGGCAGTAGCAATAGCTGTGCAGAGATCTCAATGCAGTAAAGGTCCTCAACTTTCCACTGGTCCACATGGTTTGCTTCCATCACCACCTCGGTCCACATATCAGTATG GTGCCTGA
- the cobll1a gene encoding protein cordon-bleu isoform X2: protein MSEEVSPLERDHLLCVVLPGGLEKSVTVHGSKPLMDFIVTFCASNHLNPSDYTVDILSPNKSNISFKPNSTVGSLEAEKIVLKPKGMEEKPKGPYVPEATIRLLINYNKSHKTVLRVNPKLPLQMLLPSVCDKCEFKVETTILLKDSQSKEPLDLTKSLNDHGLKEVFAKDTGGKDLTDHRQPKTAETEVISPPPLQDLPKKEKKWKENKGFFSLFRRRKKKHEMQGAVSAPASPGPRKQAVVRMNSESISSSNTLPIEKPKKRRAPLPPIAVSQSVNNFSICNLGGAQSSEGSTLRSTKRRAPPPPCANTLQELPADTKDSVLSQGETVNSLNTLEELKESDESERVNRSPSSLAHPLQPKSGSSSLQQSLAHLHEVTDPYLPMLRGKDFSSARCNLAKVLMSSVSREKLVRRLKNSATFPKFQNGPSFMSMTPRCPNSEVFCTGVESAFKSNLPTESEWEDPAEKRGMTTFKVIPLKKTRDVTRDLPDQCCISSEDNPESKTSHEVGNNQADTDEKRYSPDTAVGSEDPAPSPDTSSQQIQLPDNLASRPLLHDLTDQNLPSPPLSEARDKEREEVGYEVSSEVISGCSYGEVNTEDHIHSEPQKEFVENSSADTDQSSACADETKVEDEVVQEEEEKEEGSFPAPPPPVFFNEDIEIMENEREDTTSSSLRSSQISSPTVALNGQINVFRVALQDEPTSPRPEQNSLDKKSAAPSRFAQAVAIAVQRSQCSKGPQLSTGPHGLLPSPPRSTYQYGA from the exons ATGAGCGAGGAGGTGAGTCCACTGGAAAGAGACCATTTGCTGTGTGTGGTTCTGCCAGGTGGGCTGGAGAAGAGTGTCACAGTGCATGGAAG TAAACCACTGATGGACTTTATAGTAACTTTCTGTGCAAGTAACCACCTGAATCCTTCGGACTATACTGTTGATATTCTATCGCCCAACAAGAGCAACATAAGTTTCAAACCAAACTCTACTGTTGGCTCGCTAGAAGCTGAGAAGATTGTGCTGAAGCCCAAAGGGATGGAGGAAAAGCCCAAGGGGCCATACGTGCCTGAG GCGACAATACGTCTGTTGATCAACTACAATAAATCCCATAAGACTGTGTTGCGAGTCAATCCCAAACTGCCGCTGCAGATGCTGCTGCCGTCTGTGTGTGACAAGTGTGAGTTTAAAGTAGAAACAACCATTTTACTGAAAGACTCTCAGTCCAAAGAGCCGCTGGACCTGACTAAGAGCTTAAATGACCACGGACTCAAGGAAGTGTTTGCCAAAGACACGGGGGGCAAAGACCTCACTGACCATCGTCAGCCCAAGACAGCAGAAACGG AAGTCATCTCACCTCCTCCACTGCAAG ACCTGccaaaaaaggagaagaaatggAAGGAGAACAAAGGATTCTTCAGCTTATTTagaagaaggaagaagaaaCATGAAATG CAGGGCGCAGTAAGTGCTCCTGCTTCTCCAGGACCCAGGAAACAAGCGGTAGTCCGTATGAATTCGGAGAGCATTTCATCTTCCAACACCTTGCCTATAGAAAAGCCCAAGAAGAGGCGAGCCCCCCTGCCACCAATTGCTGTTTCTCAGAGTGTCAACAACTTCAGCATCTGCAATTTAGGAGGAGCACAG AGCTCTGAAGGATCTACCTTAAGAAGTACCAAGAGGAGGGCCCCACCACCTCCCTGTGCAAACACACTCCAGGAGCTGCCAGCAGATACTAAAG ACTCTGTGCTATCCCAAGGAG AAACTGTCAACTCCTTGAATACTCTGGAGGAACTAAAAGAAAGTGATGAGTCAGAGCGTGTAAACAGATCACCATCTTCACTGGCACACCCTTTACAGCCAAAGTCAGGCTCATCCTCCTTACAGCAATCACTGGCTCATCTCCACGAAGTGACTGATCCCTATCTGCCTATGTTACGAGGCAAAGACTTCTCCAGCGCCCGCTGCAACCTTGCCAAAGTCCTGATGTCTTCTGTTTCTAGAGAAAAACTGGTCAGACGTTTGAAGAACTCTGCCACTTTCCCCAAATTTCAAAATGGCCCCTCCTTTATGTCCATGACCCCAAGGTGTCCGAATAGTGAAGTTTTCTGCACAGGTGTTGAATCCGCTTTCAAATCTAACCTTCCAACTGAGAGTGAATGGGAGGATCCAGCTGAAAAGAGGGGGATGACCACTTTTAAAGTTATCCCTCTGAAGAAAACACGAGACGTTACCCGAGATCTTCCAGACCAGTGCTGTATATCATCGGAAGATAACCCAGAGAGCAAAACTTCTCATGAGGTTGGGAATAATCAAGCAGATACTGATGAGAAACGATATTCACCAGACACAGCGGTGGGGAGTGAAGACCCTGCACCCAGTCCGGATACCTCCTCTCAGCAGATTCAGCTTCCTGACAACCTGGCTTCTCGTCCACTTTTGCATGATTTAACTGATCAGAACTTACCCAGCCCACCTCTGTCAGAGGCTAGGGACAAGGAGAGGGAAGAGGTGGGCTATGAGGTCTCATCAGAGGTGATTTCAGGGTGCAGTTATGGAGAGGTTAATACTGAAGATCACATCCACTCAGAACCTCAGAAGGAATTTGTCGAGAATTCCAGCGCAGACACGGACCAATCCAGTGCGTGCGCCGATGAGACGAAAGTTGAGGACGAAGTGGtgcaagaagaagaggagaaggaggagggcagTTTCCCTGCACCTCCTCCACCTGTCTTTTTCAATGAAGACATAGAGATAATGGAGAATGAAAGAGAGGATACCACATCCTCCTCTTTGCGGTCCTCCCAAATATCAAGCCCTACAGTTGCCCTGAATGGGCAAATTAATGTATTCAGGGTGGCCCTTCAAGACGAGCCTACTTCACCTAGGCCTGAACAGAACAGTCTGGACAAGAAGAGTGCAGCCCCTTCCAGATTTGCTCAGGCAGTAGCAATAGCTGTGCAGAGATCTCAATGCAGTAAAGGTCCTCAACTTTCCACTGGTCCACATGGTTTGCTTCCATCACCACCTCGGTCCACATATCAGTATG GTGCCTGA
- the cobll1a gene encoding protein cordon-bleu isoform X4 yields MSEEVSPLERDHLLCVVLPGGLEKSVTVHGSKPLMDFIVTFCASNHLNPSDYTVDILSPNKSNISFKPNSTVGSLEAEKIVLKPKGMEEKPKGPYVPEATIRLLINYNKSHKTVLRVNPKLPLQMLLPSVCDKCEFKVETTILLKDSQSKEPLDLTKSLNDHGLKEVFAKDTGGKDLTDHRQPKTAETAEVISPPPLQDLPKKEKKWKENKGFFSLFRRRKKKHEMQGAVSAPASPGPRKQAVVRMNSESISSSNTLPIEKPKKRRAPLPPIAVSQSVNNFSICNLGGAQSSEGSTLRSTKRRAPPPPCANTLQELPADTKETVNSLNTLEELKESDESERVNRSPSSLAHPLQPKSGSSSLQQSLAHLHEVTDPYLPMLRGKDFSSARCNLAKVLMSSVSREKLVRRLKNSATFPKFQNGPSFMSMTPRCPNSEVFCTGVESAFKSNLPTESEWEDPAEKRGMTTFKVIPLKKTRDVTRDLPDQCCISSEDNPESKTSHEVGNNQADTDEKRYSPDTAVGSEDPAPSPDTSSQQIQLPDNLASRPLLHDLTDQNLPSPPLSEARDKEREEVGYEVSSEVISGCSYGEVNTEDHIHSEPQKEFVENSSADTDQSSACADETKVEDEVVQEEEEKEEGSFPAPPPPVFFNEDIEIMENEREDTTSSSLRSSQISSPTVALNGQINVFRVALQDEPTSPRPEQNSLDKKSAAPSRFAQAVAIAVQRSQCSKGPQLSTGPHGLLPSPPRSTYQYGA; encoded by the exons ATGAGCGAGGAGGTGAGTCCACTGGAAAGAGACCATTTGCTGTGTGTGGTTCTGCCAGGTGGGCTGGAGAAGAGTGTCACAGTGCATGGAAG TAAACCACTGATGGACTTTATAGTAACTTTCTGTGCAAGTAACCACCTGAATCCTTCGGACTATACTGTTGATATTCTATCGCCCAACAAGAGCAACATAAGTTTCAAACCAAACTCTACTGTTGGCTCGCTAGAAGCTGAGAAGATTGTGCTGAAGCCCAAAGGGATGGAGGAAAAGCCCAAGGGGCCATACGTGCCTGAG GCGACAATACGTCTGTTGATCAACTACAATAAATCCCATAAGACTGTGTTGCGAGTCAATCCCAAACTGCCGCTGCAGATGCTGCTGCCGTCTGTGTGTGACAAGTGTGAGTTTAAAGTAGAAACAACCATTTTACTGAAAGACTCTCAGTCCAAAGAGCCGCTGGACCTGACTAAGAGCTTAAATGACCACGGACTCAAGGAAGTGTTTGCCAAAGACACGGGGGGCAAAGACCTCACTGACCATCGTCAGCCCAAGACAGCAGAAACGG CAGAAGTCATCTCACCTCCTCCACTGCAAG ACCTGccaaaaaaggagaagaaatggAAGGAGAACAAAGGATTCTTCAGCTTATTTagaagaaggaagaagaaaCATGAAATG CAGGGCGCAGTAAGTGCTCCTGCTTCTCCAGGACCCAGGAAACAAGCGGTAGTCCGTATGAATTCGGAGAGCATTTCATCTTCCAACACCTTGCCTATAGAAAAGCCCAAGAAGAGGCGAGCCCCCCTGCCACCAATTGCTGTTTCTCAGAGTGTCAACAACTTCAGCATCTGCAATTTAGGAGGAGCACAG AGCTCTGAAGGATCTACCTTAAGAAGTACCAAGAGGAGGGCCCCACCACCTCCCTGTGCAAACACACTCCAGGAGCTGCCAGCAGATACTAAAG AAACTGTCAACTCCTTGAATACTCTGGAGGAACTAAAAGAAAGTGATGAGTCAGAGCGTGTAAACAGATCACCATCTTCACTGGCACACCCTTTACAGCCAAAGTCAGGCTCATCCTCCTTACAGCAATCACTGGCTCATCTCCACGAAGTGACTGATCCCTATCTGCCTATGTTACGAGGCAAAGACTTCTCCAGCGCCCGCTGCAACCTTGCCAAAGTCCTGATGTCTTCTGTTTCTAGAGAAAAACTGGTCAGACGTTTGAAGAACTCTGCCACTTTCCCCAAATTTCAAAATGGCCCCTCCTTTATGTCCATGACCCCAAGGTGTCCGAATAGTGAAGTTTTCTGCACAGGTGTTGAATCCGCTTTCAAATCTAACCTTCCAACTGAGAGTGAATGGGAGGATCCAGCTGAAAAGAGGGGGATGACCACTTTTAAAGTTATCCCTCTGAAGAAAACACGAGACGTTACCCGAGATCTTCCAGACCAGTGCTGTATATCATCGGAAGATAACCCAGAGAGCAAAACTTCTCATGAGGTTGGGAATAATCAAGCAGATACTGATGAGAAACGATATTCACCAGACACAGCGGTGGGGAGTGAAGACCCTGCACCCAGTCCGGATACCTCCTCTCAGCAGATTCAGCTTCCTGACAACCTGGCTTCTCGTCCACTTTTGCATGATTTAACTGATCAGAACTTACCCAGCCCACCTCTGTCAGAGGCTAGGGACAAGGAGAGGGAAGAGGTGGGCTATGAGGTCTCATCAGAGGTGATTTCAGGGTGCAGTTATGGAGAGGTTAATACTGAAGATCACATCCACTCAGAACCTCAGAAGGAATTTGTCGAGAATTCCAGCGCAGACACGGACCAATCCAGTGCGTGCGCCGATGAGACGAAAGTTGAGGACGAAGTGGtgcaagaagaagaggagaaggaggagggcagTTTCCCTGCACCTCCTCCACCTGTCTTTTTCAATGAAGACATAGAGATAATGGAGAATGAAAGAGAGGATACCACATCCTCCTCTTTGCGGTCCTCCCAAATATCAAGCCCTACAGTTGCCCTGAATGGGCAAATTAATGTATTCAGGGTGGCCCTTCAAGACGAGCCTACTTCACCTAGGCCTGAACAGAACAGTCTGGACAAGAAGAGTGCAGCCCCTTCCAGATTTGCTCAGGCAGTAGCAATAGCTGTGCAGAGATCTCAATGCAGTAAAGGTCCTCAACTTTCCACTGGTCCACATGGTTTGCTTCCATCACCACCTCGGTCCACATATCAGTATG GTGCCTGA